CAAACTCGAGGCTCAAGGCAACAAGTTCAACGAAGTTGACTCTGCTGCATTTGCTGCCACTGTTACCAGCGTCTACGAGAACATGAAGGGTGTCACTCCTGGCATCTATCAGATTCTGCAGGACGAATTGGCCAAGATGCCCAAGTAAGTGTATCTGTCCTATACAGGTCGAGGATTGTCGGTGTATGCTACAAAACACTGGTCGTCTTCGACCTGTACTTTATTTTCAAGGAGAACGTGATCAATGCACCAAGCCGTTAAGAAAGTTCTTTCCAACCTTGAGCTCATCATCGCCAGTGCTGCTATCATTGTCACCACTGTCTTGGTAATGCTCAACGTCTTCACGCGCTACTTCCTGAAAACCGGTATTTACTGGTCAGAAGAAGTTGCGACCGCCTGTTTTGTATGGTCGGTCTTCATAGGCGCTGCCGCAGGATACAAGCATCGAGCCCATGTAGGTGTCGATATGCTGGTAAATCTCTGCCCCCCCAAAACAAAGAAAACAATCACCATCATCGTTGATCTTGTCCTACTGTTGATCAACGGGTATATAACCTATATTGCAGTCATTTATCTCTCACTCTCCTATAAGAAACCCACACCGGTGCTGGGAATCTCGACTGCATACATCAGTTCATCGATTCTTGTCAGCTTTGCTCTGACCACCATCTATTCAATCTATTTCCTGGTCAAGGATATCAAACAACCTGCACAAGGAGGTACCATATGATTGCCTACCTTCCCATCATCCTGGTATTCATCCTGTACTTCTCAAGCATTCCCATCGCCTATGCACTGTTTGGGTCCTCACTCTTCTACTTTGCGGTAATCGATACCAGCAGCCCCGTTGACTTGATCCTCCAGAAGTTTGTCACCAGTACCCAATCCTTCCCGCTTCTAGCCATCCCCTTCTTTGTTATGGCTGGATCAATCATGAACTATGCTGGTATCAGCAAGAAATTGATGCAGTTCGCTGATGTCCTTACCGGCCATATGGCAGGGGGCATGGCGCAGGTCAATGTACTGTTGAGCCTGCTTATGGGAGGTGTCTCCGGTTCAGCAAATGCCGATGCAGCAATGCAGAGTAAGATGCTGGTTCCTGAGATGGAGAAACGAGGGTACGACAGGGCATTCTCTACAGCAATTACCGCTGCATCCTCTGCCGTCACTCCGGTCATCCCCCCTGGGATCAACCTAATCATCTATGCCTTGATCGCCAATGCATCAGTAGGTCGGATGTTTGCTGCAGGATATGTTCCTGGCCTGATTATGACCATCAGTTTGATGGTGACTGTCTCCATCATATCAAAGCGACGTGGCTACCAGCCTGTACGAGAGAAGAAAGCCGGGACAAGGGAAGTTATTCATCAGCTTCGCGATTCCATATGGGCCCTGCTCTTCCCCTTCGGTATCATTGCAGGACTTAGAATCGGTATGTTCACTCCTTCCGAAGCTGGAGCAGTGGCAGTTCTTTACTGCATCATCGTAGGAAAGTTCATCTACAAGGAGCTGGGCAAGGAACACTTCCTCCCCGTGCTAAAGGAAACCATCTTTGGCACCAGTGGGGTAGTCCTGATCATCGTCTCTGCCTCTGTCTTTGGATACTACCTGAACTGGGAACGCATCCCTCAGGCAATGGCCAGTGGACTGCTTACCATTACCCAGAACAAATACCTGATGTTGATGATCATCAATGTGCTTTTCCTTGTAATGGGAATGTTCCTTGAGGGAGGAGCTGCCATGATCATTCTCGCTCCCTTGCTCGTGCCGGTGGTGACCCAGCTCGGTATTGATGTCATCCATTTTGGTTTGATCTGCATTGTGAACATCATGATCGGAGGACTCACACCTCCATTCGGTTCAATGATGTTTACCTGCTGCAGCATCACCCGGTGCAGTTTGCAGGATTTTGTAAAGGAAGTCATTCCTTTCATTGTTGCCCTGCTGATCTCACTGATTCTTGTAACGTATATTCCCATTATCACCCTCATCGTGCCTAATTTGCTCTATGGGGTTGCCTGATTACTATTGGAGGTACCTATTGTGAAGATTTTCGCCCACCGAGGGTATAGTGGGTTTTACCCAGAGAACACCATGCTTGCTTTCCAGAAAGCCTGGGAAGCAGGCAGTGATGGCATCGAGCTTGATGTCCAGCTGACCAAGGACGGTGAGTTGGTGGTTATCCATGATGAAACCCTTGATAGAACCACAGACCACACAGGACGCGTTTGTGACTATACACTGGAAGAACTGAAAACGTGTAATGCAGCTGCAAAGAGCTCACTTGCAAATACATTCATGACCATCCCCACCTTTGAGGAGTACTGCACATGGGTGGCAACCACAAATCTGGTTACCAACATCGAGATCAAGAGCAGCGTCATATACTACCCTGAGATTGAGGAAAAGACCCTGGAGATGGTAAGACGTTACCAGCTGGAAGAGAGAACCCTGATCTCCTCTTTCAACCATCTCAGTCTGTGTGCAGTGAAGGCTATTGCTCCTTCCATCCTGTGCGGAGCCCTTGTTCCTGAAACCGGATTAATCAATGCAGGTCACGCTGCAGAGAAGTTTGGGTTTGAGTGTTTCCATCCACCTTACTGCACCATGAGCAAGGAAGCTGTACAGGAGTGTCACGAACACCAAATCCAGGTTAATGTGTGGACAGTGAACACCATGCATGAGCTTATTGACTGCTACAAATGGGGATGTGACGGTGTTTTCACCAACTACCCTGATGTTTGCAGAACGTTTGTTGATGCACAGAAAAACAGATGACTATACAATATGTCTAGGTTTGTGGGCACATGCGAATGTGCCCCTTTTTGTTGAATAGACCTATACTTGATTATATCGTTTCAACACCCGGAGAGCGCGGAGGGTTACTTAGGCTGTTTCATGTAAACGGTGCTGTGCATTAGCAGGAGGCCCCCTCTTGATCAAGCATCTTGCATAAGCACTCGTCACCAGGAAGGAACACGGTATCCAAGAATCCTGTGAGGAGCTTCACCTTCTCCCTGTTGATTCCATAGTACATCCACTTACCCTTTCTCGTTGCAGTGATGATCCCCACATTCTTGAGTATTGTCAAATGATGGGAGAGGGTTGGTTGGCTTACATTGAAATACCTCTGTATCTCACAGACACACAACTCCCCACAACTAAGAATATGCACAATGCAGATCCTCGTTGGATCTGAGATTGCCTTTAATAACTGGGAACCTGTCTCAAAATCGATATTCATTGGAACCTCTACAAAAATAATGGTTTATTAATAGATAGATGTCAATATATATAGCATATCACAGTCAGTGAACTAGAGCGAATAATGCTTATATTTTATATATTTATTCATATTATAATTTGAAAAATATCATCTCTGGCTCTGAGTTATATTGACAATCTTCTATATATAATCCTATAGTTTTCCTAGACATTTTTCCAGGGGGAGGTACTTGATGAGCAACAAGAACAATATTACAGGAATCGGCTTCTTTGAACGATACCTAACACTCTGGGTACTTCTTTGCATGGTTGTAGGAGTATTGATCGGTGTATATCTTCCTCAGATCCCTCATTTCCTCTCCCGGTTTGAATATGCAAATGTATCAATTCCTGTCGCAATCCTGATCTGGCTGATGATCTACCCCATGATGCTCAAGGTCGATTTTCATAGTATCAAGCAAGTTGGGCAGAATCCAAAAGGCCTTATGATCACCTGGATAACCAACTGGCTTATCAAGCCATTCAGCATGTATGCCATCGCCTTCTTCTTTTTCTTTATTGTATACAAGGCCATCATTCCCGAGGATCTTGCCCGGGAGTACCTGGCAGGGGCTGTCCTGCTTGGAGCTGCGCCCTGTACTGCAATGGTTTTTGTATGGAGCCATCTCACCAGGGGCAATCCAGCGTATACCTTGGTACAGGTTGCAACCAACGATCTCATCATTCTGGCAGCATTTGTGCCCATCGTTGGACTGCTGCTAGGAATAAGCGGGATCAGTATCCCCTGGATGACCCTCTTCCTCTCAGTGGTGCTCTTTGTGGTCATTCCTCTTGGTGCTGGTTGGTTCAGTCGTGTGCTGATTACACGTAGTCATGGCCTTGAATACTTCGAGAAGACCTTCATTCCCAAATTCAGCAATGTGACCATTACCGGCTTGCTTCTTACCCTGATTATCATTTTCTCATTCCAAGGTCAGACAATCATAGACAACCCGCTTAATATCGTGTTGATAGCCATACCACTCATCATCCAGACATTCCTCATCTTCTTCATAGCCTATCTTTGGGCCAAAGCATGGAAATTGCCCCATGATGTGGCAGCACCAGCTGGAATGATTGGGGCCTCGAACTTCTTTGAATTAGCTGTAGCAGTCGCTATCTCAGTCTTTGGACTACAATCAGGAGCTACCGTTGCGACCGTAGTTGGGGTTTTGGTGGAGGTTCCCGTAATGTTGACCTTGGTGGGTATAGCAAGCCGAACCAAGCGCTGGTTTCCTGCACCTCAATCCTGAAAACCAGGATTCCACTGATACATTTCCATGGCAATCGTTCCATCAGAGAGAAAGGATATTCCCTCTGACTCAAGCATTACTCGTTGGAGCTCATAGAAGTCTCTGTTTGCAAGGCTTCCATCTGAGCGAATTACCCGATGCCAAGGGAGCGCAGAGGGACACTTTCGCATGGCCCACCCCACAATTCGGGCATTACTTGGACTACCAAGCATGCAGGCAATCTGCCCGTAAGAAGCAACCTTTCCCTCTGGAATTCGGCCCACGATTTCATAAACTTGGACAAAGAAGGAGTGATTCACGTCGCCTTCTCCCAGATAGCAACAAGTGTGGAAAGCGCAAGTGAATCAACCTTCCCCTTCACATAGCCTGTAATCGTACCATCGGTACTGACCACCACCACTGTTGGCTCTCCATCGATGGGGAGCTCAGCCTGCTCGGCAAATTTCTTTGCCTTGGAAAGGAACAACACACCACCCCGCTCTGGCTCGATCAGTCCTTCAAAACTTTCAGCAAGCCCCCTGCGTATAACCCCACGGACAAAGAATGGAGCTCCTTCTATGACGGAAATGTGGTAGAACGGGGCATACCTTAGTGAAGTATTACTGCCTTCAACTGCATATTGCCAGGCGATTAGTGCTTCTTGTTGTACCTCCCCATTTTCCCTGGAGGTACCAATATTCAAGGCAATCAGGACAGGAGAATCTTTGATGAGATCTGTAGGGAATGTAAACTCAGTATCAGCAAAACTCTTCACTTTTTCCTCAGGAAAGGTTCCAGAGAATAGGAACTGGTTGCAACTCAGCAGAAGAAAGAGCACAATAGTGGGAAATATCATCATTCTTTTCATGGTAGCTCCTAGTATAGTGCCAAACCTCTGATTTCTGTAGAGTAATTTCTGGTAATCACAAGGTATTGAAAGATTGTTGATACTACGGAGGACAGCATGTGGTACTACATCATCAAGATAGGGATTTCTGCTCTTACCATCACCCTGGTCAGCGAAATAGCAAAACGCAGTTCCGTATTCGGTGCCTTGATCGCATCTCTTCCATTGACCTCACTGTTGGCAATTCTCTGGATGCACTTTGAGAAAACACAGGATACCGCCATTGCTCAGCTCTCACAGTCCATTTTCTTTCTGGTGCTTCCTTCCCTTGCCTTCTTTGCACTTTTCCCTTTCTTGCTTCATCGAGGCATGGCCTTCTGGGGAAGTTTCTTATTCGCAAGTGGAGCGACAATTGTACTTTATTTCCTTCTTATCGCAATCCTTAAGCACTACAATATTGCAACGCTCTAAATTTCCTCTTGTGTTCCTCAGTAAGCTGCTCGATACTACAGAGGGGCTTTATGATACAGAGACTTATCGAGACGAGAAAGGCAGATCCCCTCTTCCAAGGATGGCATGACACCCTTTTACGTTCGTGTATGCAAGGCATCATGGGAGAAATCTATGTAGATGACCAAAATGAGCCTCACTCTGCTTTCGCACTGCTTGGAGACTTTTGCCTACTCGCTGGCGAGCCGTCAAATGACCTTTTACTCTTCCAGTATGATCTTGGCCGATGGGAAACCCGCCTCCTTGTTCCCAAGAATAAACTGTGGGAACAGGCTATCAGGGAGACCTTTGGTTCCAGGGCAAAGGAATTCACTCGCTATGCTCTTAAAAAGGAAGCTTTGTTCGACAAAGCCCATCTGAGCAGCCTTGTTGATTCCCTCTCCCCGGCATTCCGAATCGTTGAGATAGATGAAATCCTCTACCACTATCTCCTCTCAGAGTCCTGGTGTCGTGATCTGGTAGGACAGTTCCAGGCCTACGAGCGATTTCGCGATCTGGGACTGGGCTTCGTCATACTCAAGGGCAGCGAGGTTGTTGCAGGAGCCTCTTCATACTGTAGGTATCACAACGGAATAGAGGTTGAAGTTGACACAAAAACCCCTTATCGCAGAAAAGGTCTTGCGTCGGCCTGCAGTGCAAAACTCATCCTTACCTGTATGGAGCGTGACCTTTTTCCCTCTTGGGATGCCCACACAGAACTATCACTACACTTGGCTGAGAAACTTGGGTATACGTTGGACTATCCTTATCAGACATTTGAACTTACCAAGACAAAGTAGACACCCAGCAAACCTATTTCCATCCGCCATGAATAATTGTCTTTGTTTACTCTTGTAAGCCTCTCCAACAAACCTACAGTACGTTAACGCACCCTGGCGGAATTTCTCGCATCTTCAAGCTAACCAAATCACAATCTGTAAACATTCTTTATTTATAGTTATTATTGGTATTTAATATTGATAATAGTAGATTATCTAATAATTTTCTTGACTTCTGCAGGAAATGATTTAACAATAAAGAGTGTGATGCGTTAACGTAAACGCAGAAAACCTTAAGGAGGCTACATATGAAAAAGATGCTCGTAGCGGCAATGGTTCTACTCTTTGCCATGAACATGGTTTTTGCAGGAGGGGCTGCTGAAACTTCGTCAAAAGGAATGGTCGGAGTAGTCATGCCTACCAGATCAGAGGAACGTTGGAATAAGGATGGAGCAGCGGTCAAATCTGGTTTGGAAGAACTCGGTTATGAGGTCGACCTGCAATTCTCAGACGACGACATTCCTACCCAGGTTCGTCAGATTGAAGACCTGATCACCAAGAGAGCAAAAGTACTCGTCATTGCTTCCATCGATGGATCGGCTTTGACTGATGTACTGGCTAAAGCTGCGGACGAAGGAATTCCCGTAATTGCCTATGACCGCTTGATCATGAAATCACCACACGTCGACTACTACCTGTCATTTGACAACTATGCAGTCGGTCAGCAGATGGGTGATATCCTCATCCAGGGAATGAATCTGGACAATCCTGCGAAGAAGCCATTATTGATCGAGTTGTTTGGTGGATCACCTGACGACAACAATGCATATTTCTTCTACAACGGCGCCATGGACAAGCTTAAGCCCTATTTTGACAATGGCACCCTCAAGATTGGTTCAGGCCAGCAGGGCATGGATACAGTAGGAACACTCCGCTGGAGCAATGAGTTGGCAATGTCCAGAATGGAAAATCTCCTCTCTGCTCATTATACGAACAAGACGCTCGACGGAATTCTGTCTCCTTATGACCCAATCAGTCTTTCCACGCTTGAAGCATGCAAGGCTGTCGGATACGGGACACCAGGAAAGCCATTGCCGGTTGTCGGTGGACAGGACTGTATTGTAGCTTCCTGTAAGTCAATCCTCGCTGGTGAGCAGTATGCAACCGTCCTCAAGGATACCCGTGTACTCGGTATGGCTACTGTAGAGCTCGTTGACACCATCATGCGCGGTGAAACACCCCAGGGACTCAACACCACAACGTACGATAACGACTCCATCAAGAACGGCAAACCCTATATTGTACCTTCCGTTCTGTTGGAATCAGTCATCGTCACCAAGGACAACCTCGTAGCTGAAGTAGTCGATACCGGTTACCACTCAGCAGAAGAGATTGGACTGTAAATGTATTTGCCCGGCCTCACCAGTGAGGCCGGAATTGTATCGCATGATCTCGAACCCGGTGCCACCTGCCTACGGGTGATTTGGAATCGGGTTCTAGTCTATATAGTGGGGAGCCATGTATGCCAAACAATTCTATTCTGCTGTCGATGAAGCATATCACCAAGACTTTCCCGGGGGTGAGAGCGCTTGATGATGTCAGCCTAGATGTTAAACCATCTGAAATTCATGCCTTGGTTGGCGAGAATGGAGCAGGAAAATCAACATTGATGAAAGTTCTCTCAGGTGTGTACCCATACGGAACCTATGATGGGGACATCTTTTTCGAAGGCAAGCACTGCAAGTTTTCCAGCATCAGGCAGAGTGAACAAGCAGGAATTGTCATCATCCATCAGGAGCTGGCATTAAGCCCCTATCTTTCCATTGCTGAGAATATGTTCATTGGAGACGAGCGGGCAAAATTCAATATCATCAATTGGGATAAGACCCGAGAAGACGCAATAACATATATGAAGCGAATCGGGCTCAATGAAAATCCAAACACTCCAGTAAATAAGCTTGGCGTAGGAAAACAACAGATGGTTGAGATTGCCAAGGCGTTGGCAAAGAATGCAAAGCTGCTGATTCTCGACGAGCCTACTTCAGCACTCAATGAGAGAGATAGCCAACATCTACTTGATATTCTCAAGGAGTTGCGTGACAAGAGCAACATTTCCTCTGTCCTGATCTCCCATAAACTGAATGAAGTTGCTGCCATAGCCGATTCCATTACCATTTTACGGGACGGCAAGACTATTGAGACACTTGATGTAGTGCGTAAGAAAGATGCTCCTGTATCAATCAGCGAAGAGAGAATCATCAAGGGTATGGTTGGACGGGAGATTACCGACATGTTCCCCAAGAGGGATAACCCTGTCGGGGATATCTTATTCGAGGTCAAGGATTGGACGGTCCAGAATCCTGACAACCCCGAACGAAACAAACTCGAAGGGATAAACATCAATGTTCGCTCTGGAGAAGTCGTCGGCCTAGCAGGTCTGGTTGGTGCTGGCCGTACTGAGTTCGCCATGAGTGTGTTTGGCCGTGCATATGGGGAAAATATCAAGGGAAAAACATATCTTGAAGGAAAGGAAGTCGACATCAGCACAATTCCCAAGGCAATCGCAAACGGTGTTGCCTATGTGCCTGAGGATCGCAAGGAGCTTGGTTTGGTGTTAATTCAGAACGTCAAGGAAAATACCACAATTGCCAAACTCAAGAAGATTGTCAATGCTTCAGTAATCAATGAACATGAGGAGAATGTTGTTGCGGAGGATTACTGTAAACGACTTAACACAAAGACACCGACAATTCTCCAAAAGACAGGAAACCTCTCTGGAGGCAATCAGCAAAAAGTCGTGTTGTCAAAATGGTTGTTCACCGACCCCAAGGTGTTGATTCTTGATGAACCTACCCGAGGCATTGATGTGGGAACAAAGCATGAGATCTACACAATCATCAATTCACTCGCCAAACAAGGATATGCCTGTATCCTGATTTCCAGTGAAATGCCGGAGATTATTGGAATGAGTGATAGAATCTATGTAATGAGTGAAGGAAAGATTACTGCAGAACTTTCTGGAGAGACCGCAACCCAAGAGGATATAATGCGTAACATCCTCAACAACTAAGACACCGCTGTGCATTCAGCGATGTGGAGACATGGGATCCGATAATAATTTTACTGAGTACATGCGATAAGGAGTATGGGATGAGTGGCTTGATTGAAATTTTGAAAAAGAATGTGAGGCAGTATATGATGGTCATCGCCTTAGCTGTGGCGATGATTGCGTTCGGTCTCTTGACGGACGGTATCTTTTTCAGACCAGTGAATCTGACGAATCTGGTACTTCAAAACAGCTATGTCTTGATTCTTGCCGTTGGTATGTTGCTGTGTACATTGACCGGTAACATCGACCTTTCTGTTGGATCCATGGTCGCTTTCATTGGTGCCCTGTGCGGAGTCATGATGGTAGACCTGCAGTGGAATCCGTACCTTGCCATGATTATTGCATTGGCATGTGGCGCACTAATCGGTATGTGGCAAGGGTTCTGGATAGCATTCGTGAATGTACCCCCATTCATCGCCACCCTGGCAGGAATGTTGGTCTTTAGAGGTTTGGGACAGGTCATCATGAAAGGACAGACCAAGGCTCCTTTCCCAGAGGCGTTCCAAAGGATTTCAAGTGGTTATATCCCTGATCCATTTGGAGGAGCCTCTGTAGGAAATGTGACATTTCACATTTTCACCCTCCTCATTGGGTTTGTTATTGTAGGACTGATTATCTTCGGAGAAATTCAGAAACGAAAAAAGCAGAAGGAATATGCCTTTGACCTACTCCCTTCTGGGATCTGGCTTGCCAAGGTAATCTTTATTGCTTCTGTCTTGATAGCTTTTACCGTTGTCTTTGCTGTCTACAAAGGGTTCCCCAATGTCTTGATCCTGCTGGGAGTACTCGTTGTAGGATATCAGTTTGTTGCATCCAAGACAGTCCAGGGCCGTCATATCTACGCTCTTGGTGGAAACAGGAAAGCTGCTGAGCTGTCCGGTGTCAAAGTAAAATGGGTAATGTTCTGGATATATACGAATATGGCTATCCTGGCTACGGTTGCTGCAATGGTATTTACCGCACGCCTCAACTCTGCCACGCCAAAAGCTGGACAGAACTTTGAAATGGATGCCATCGCAGCTTGTTACGTCGGTGGATCGGCTGTCTCCGGTGGAGTCGGTACGGTAATTGGTGCAGTGGTCGGAGGGCTCTTCATTGGAGTACTGAACAACGGAATGTCAATCATTGGTGTCAGTACTGACTGGCAGCAAGCTATCAAGGGTTTTGTACTGCTTGCAGCCGTTGCATTCGACCTCTATTCGAAATCAAGGTCATCCAAGGTGGCATGATTTCCCCTCCTTCCTGCTTCTGGATATTCCCTGCGGTTCTCAATTCCGCAGGGAATTTTAGTCATTAAGGAGAATATCAGCCAAGGCAAGCCTCTCAACGGGTAGCCCGTCACTAATCCTGCTGATACCTCCAAACCACGACTCGGTACAGATTTTTATAAACTCTGGGTCGTGGATGGGAAACCCGGAAGCACTCCCTATCAAACAATCAATACCGCACATGGGACACTGCAGGGTCTTCCCCTTCGGTTCTCTCTCGGTAATCCAATACAGCTTCTCCTCTGTCTGTGGATTGAACGCATGCCCACAATAAAAACAGGTGCAGCTGTCACTTTCCAGAATCTGGCTTTCATTGGCGAAGGTGGACTTGTGTGCCAACTGCACATACTCAGGTGGATACTTTTCAGAAACAAAGGGAATATATGATGATCGTTTTCTTTTCATGTACTTACCTTCCATCCATCCTCAATCAAAGCATCAAGCGAATTATACTCTCCTTCCAGTGCATCACTTTCATAATTGAATACACGATAACGGTAGGAAAGCGCGTCTTCCATGGTAATATATCCAAACCTTCCATCCAGGTGGTCAAGATAACAACCCTTGTTTGTACCGATGAGGGAGAAGGTGAATGCAATAATATCCACATTCTCGATGATTTCCCTCGTAAGTGCTATCTGGTCATCTCTCCAAGTTTTCATGAGAGCCTCCTTACATCTTTAGGATAAGCCCTCTATAGTGACCTATATTGTCACAGTGTAGATAAATCTAATTTCTTTTAGAAAGGTGACCACTTTCCCATCACCCTTTTTCATTGTATGATGGGTACTTGGAACAATAGGAGGCACCCAATGGAATCACCCCACACCCTGATTACCTGTATTGTTAACAAAGGTATGGCAGAAACCGTCATGGATGCCGCCAGAAAAGCAGGAGCCACAGGCGGTACCATTCTCCCTGCACGAGGAACCGGGAAAGAAGAAGACGTCAAGTTCTTCGGTCACCCATTGGTCCCTGAAAAAGACATGTTGCTTATACTTGTCGGGTCGGGTTTGACAGGAAAAGTATTGGAAACAATCAAGAACCTTCCTCTTCTTACCGAACCAGGTTCTGGAATTGCATTCTGCATTGATGTTGAGCGGTTTATTGCCTTTGGCGATTCTCCTGAGTAGGCAATCGTAAAACCAGTCCCAACAGTAAACAGATTCCAGAAACCACCAAGATTCCAAGTCCAACACCAAGCAAGGTGCTCATCCAACCCAAGAGGAGCGCGATACCTGCTGCAAAAAGGGACTCAGCTTGGGACTCCACCGAGAGCGCACTAGCAAGTGAAGCTTGATCCATCTGGTCGCTCACATAGTGTATACTCATGGGTTTTCGCAAATTCTCAAGGATATAGATTCCCAAGTACAACACCACTGCCAATGTTGCATAGGTTAGGTGCAAGAGCAGGCCACTTACCAAACCAAGGGATATTCCGACAACCAATGTGATATTAAGGGGAGATGCAAGCTGGTTGAACCGCTCTGAAAACTTACCGGAATTGCTGGATGCAATCGCAGTGGTCGCATAGAGAATTGAATATACAATTCCCACTATCAATGCTGTTCTCTCTTGATCCTCATACGCCAACAGAATAGGGAGACTGAGTGTAAATGTTTGCAGTATTGGCTGCAGATAGTCCTTGAATGCCTTGTAGTACCCACTGAAAAGCGCCTGGCTTGAGATGGTACGTACCATAGCCCAACTCTTCATCGTTTTTACCAAGGACTGCAGAACCGCAGCAAACTCATCCCTTATTCGCTTATCACTGGTATGCCTTGGGCCATCCAAGTCCTTTGGATAGCTAACTATCAGAAGCAGGTTCAGGACATAGGGGATAATGGTAAAGAGAAATATCGGGGCATAGGACCCATTGTAGAAAACCAGGAAAGCGGCGATCAACGCGGAGAGGGCAGCTCCCCGTTGTGACCAAGCCCGGGTATTACCATAGTAGTGGGTTTTCTGGTCTTCCCACCCTCTCATCCTCAGATAGTCGAAGATCATGGCCTTGTGGGTACCCGTTCTAAACGCATCACCAAATGCATAGAGAACCATGGCCATAAGTAGAATTCCAAACTCTTGGGCAACAAAAAAGACAATGAAACTAAAGATGTAGGCAAGAAAAGAGAAGACCATTGTCAGTCTCCTACCCAGACTGTCAGCAAATACCCCGGAGGGAATCTCTGTGATGTT
This sequence is a window from uncultured Sphaerochaeta sp.. Protein-coding genes within it:
- a CDS encoding TRAP transporter large permease — encoded protein: MIAYLPIILVFILYFSSIPIAYALFGSSLFYFAVIDTSSPVDLILQKFVTSTQSFPLLAIPFFVMAGSIMNYAGISKKLMQFADVLTGHMAGGMAQVNVLLSLLMGGVSGSANADAAMQSKMLVPEMEKRGYDRAFSTAITAASSAVTPVIPPGINLIIYALIANASVGRMFAAGYVPGLIMTISLMVTVSIISKRRGYQPVREKKAGTREVIHQLRDSIWALLFPFGIIAGLRIGMFTPSEAGAVAVLYCIIVGKFIYKELGKEHFLPVLKETIFGTSGVVLIIVSASVFGYYLNWERIPQAMASGLLTITQNKYLMLMIINVLFLVMGMFLEGGAAMIILAPLLVPVVTQLGIDVIHFGLICIVNIMIGGLTPPFGSMMFTCCSITRCSLQDFVKEVIPFIVALLISLILVTYIPIITLIVPNLLYGVA
- a CDS encoding metalloregulator ArsR/SmtB family transcription factor encodes the protein MNIDFETGSQLLKAISDPTRICIVHILSCGELCVCEIQRYFNVSQPTLSHHLTILKNVGIITATRKGKWMYYGINREKVKLLTGFLDTVFLPGDECLCKMLDQEGASC
- a CDS encoding sugar-binding protein, with protein sequence MKKMLVAAMVLLFAMNMVFAGGAAETSSKGMVGVVMPTRSEERWNKDGAAVKSGLEELGYEVDLQFSDDDIPTQVRQIEDLITKRAKVLVIASIDGSALTDVLAKAADEGIPVIAYDRLIMKSPHVDYYLSFDNYAVGQQMGDILIQGMNLDNPAKKPLLIELFGGSPDDNNAYFFYNGAMDKLKPYFDNGTLKIGSGQQGMDTVGTLRWSNELAMSRMENLLSAHYTNKTLDGILSPYDPISLSTLEACKAVGYGTPGKPLPVVGGQDCIVASCKSILAGEQYATVLKDTRVLGMATVELVDTIMRGETPQGLNTTTYDNDSIKNGKPYIVPSVLLESVIVTKDNLVAEVVDTGYHSAEEIGL
- a CDS encoding glycerophosphodiester phosphodiesterase, encoding MKIFAHRGYSGFYPENTMLAFQKAWEAGSDGIELDVQLTKDGELVVIHDETLDRTTDHTGRVCDYTLEELKTCNAAAKSSLANTFMTIPTFEEYCTWVATTNLVTNIEIKSSVIYYPEIEEKTLEMVRRYQLEERTLISSFNHLSLCAVKAIAPSILCGALVPETGLINAGHAAEKFGFECFHPPYCTMSKEAVQECHEHQIQVNVWTVNTMHELIDCYKWGCDGVFTNYPDVCRTFVDAQKNR
- the arsB gene encoding ACR3 family arsenite efflux transporter, whose protein sequence is MSNKNNITGIGFFERYLTLWVLLCMVVGVLIGVYLPQIPHFLSRFEYANVSIPVAILIWLMIYPMMLKVDFHSIKQVGQNPKGLMITWITNWLIKPFSMYAIAFFFFFIVYKAIIPEDLAREYLAGAVLLGAAPCTAMVFVWSHLTRGNPAYTLVQVATNDLIILAAFVPIVGLLLGISGISIPWMTLFLSVVLFVVIPLGAGWFSRVLITRSHGLEYFEKTFIPKFSNVTITGLLLTLIIIFSFQGQTIIDNPLNIVLIAIPLIIQTFLIFFIAYLWAKAWKLPHDVAAPAGMIGASNFFELAVAVAISVFGLQSGATVATVVGVLVEVPVMLTLVGIASRTKRWFPAPQS
- a CDS encoding TRAP transporter small permease — translated: MHQAVKKVLSNLELIIASAAIIVTTVLVMLNVFTRYFLKTGIYWSEEVATACFVWSVFIGAAAGYKHRAHVGVDMLVNLCPPKTKKTITIIVDLVLLLINGYITYIAVIYLSLSYKKPTPVLGISTAYISSSILVSFALTTIYSIYFLVKDIKQPAQGGTI
- a CDS encoding GNAT family N-acetyltransferase; amino-acid sequence: MIQRLIETRKADPLFQGWHDTLLRSCMQGIMGEIYVDDQNEPHSAFALLGDFCLLAGEPSNDLLLFQYDLGRWETRLLVPKNKLWEQAIRETFGSRAKEFTRYALKKEALFDKAHLSSLVDSLSPAFRIVEIDEILYHYLLSESWCRDLVGQFQAYERFRDLGLGFVILKGSEVVAGASSYCRYHNGIEVEVDTKTPYRRKGLASACSAKLILTCMERDLFPSWDAHTELSLHLAEKLGYTLDYPYQTFELTKTK
- a CDS encoding DUF3147 family protein, which encodes MWYYIIKIGISALTITLVSEIAKRSSVFGALIASLPLTSLLAILWMHFEKTQDTAIAQLSQSIFFLVLPSLAFFALFPFLLHRGMAFWGSFLFASGATIVLYFLLIAILKHYNIATL
- a CDS encoding methylated-DNA--[protein]-cysteine S-methyltransferase, coding for MNHSFFVQVYEIVGRIPEGKVASYGQIACMLGSPSNARIVGWAMRKCPSALPWHRVIRSDGSLANRDFYELQRVMLESEGISFLSDGTIAMEMYQWNPGFQD